The following is a genomic window from Sinorhizobium fredii NGR234.
TTGACGAGATGGTCGACGTCAATGTCAAAGGGCTGATCTATACCGCGCAGGCCACCATTCCATACCTGTGCGAACGCGGTGGTGATTTCGTCACCCTTGCTTCAGAAGCTGGGCGGCGAGGCTTGCCGGGCGAGGCCGTCTATGTCGCCTCGAAATTCGCCCAGGTCGGCTTTACCCGTTCGCTGGACCACGAATTGCGCGGCTTCGGGATCAGATGCTCGAATATCTGCCCTGGAGGGGTTGCGACCAATTTCGGCATGGGGCGCGGCCTGAGGACGCCCGATATGCCGCAGCTTTCCGAGATGATGCGGTCCGAGGATGTGGCGGAGGTGGTGCTCTTCAACCTGACACGCCCCCCGACTTTCCGCATTCTCGAGACCGCTTTCCGTTCAATGCACGAACAGAGCTGGGGTTGAGAATTGCGCCCTCGCGACGACACTTTTCCGGGATGTAAGTATGAAGAAAATAGTGACCATTGGTGAGATCCTCGTTGAGATCATGGCCGTCGATCGCGGGGAGGGCTTCACTCAGCCGATGTCGCTCGTTGGACCGTTTCCATCCGGCGCCCCGGCAATTTTTATCGATCAGGCGGCGAGATTCGGCCAGCCTTGCGGAATGGTCGGCTGTGTTGGCGCCGATCATTTCGGCCGTGTCAACCTCGATCGCCTGAAGCGTGATGGTGTCGATATTTCAGGTATTGCTGTCGATTCCGAGTATGCAACTGGCAGCGCCTTTGTTCGTTACCGTCACGACGGCTCGCGCGATTTCGTTTTCAACATCAAACATAGCGCCTCGGGACGAATGTCCCTTACCGACAATGCCAGAGCGCTCATCGATGGCAGCGACCATCTGCATGTCATGGGCACATCCCTATTTTCGCCGCGGATCGTCGAGGTCGTCCTTAAAGCCGTAGGAATGATCAAGGCGAAGGGGGGAACCGTTTCATTCGACCCGAATGTCCGTTCGGAGATGCTGGCACTGCCCGGCCTGCGCGAGGCGTTGGAAACCATCCTCGGCCAGTGCGACCTGTTCCTGCCCAGCGGCCCAGAGCTCTTCCTTTTTGCGCCTGGCAACAGCGAAGTGGAAGCCATCGGCCAAATCCTCAAGAAAGAAATCAAGGCGGTCGTCGTTAAGAACGGTTCGCAAGGGGCGAACTATCACGACTTGGGGTCCACCATTCGGCAACCCGCCTTCAACGTGCACGAGGTCGATCCGACCGGCGCCGGCGACTGCTTCGGTGCGACGTTCGTAAGCTGCTGGTTGCGCGGCATGACGCCGGGCGACGCACTGCGCTACGCTGCCGCAAGTGGCGCCCGGGCCGTCGAAAGGCAGGGACCGATGGAAGGCGTCTCGACCCTTGCCGAACTCGACACCTTCATCGCCGATACCAGCGCCCCCCTCATTTTCAGGAGCCATCAATGAGCAAGTTGCGCATTGCAACCATTGCACGCGATCGCATCGCAGGCGATCGCTCTGGTATCACATCTGTCTGTACCGCCCATCCGATCGTCATCGAGGCCGCTCTCCTGCAGGGGAAGGCCGAAGGCACGGAGGTTCTCATTGAGGCGACTTGCAACCAGGTCAACCAGGAGGGCGGATACACGGGCATGACGCCGGCCCATTTCAGGCGCTTCGTCAGCGGAATCGCCGAGCGCGTGGGTTTTGATCCGCGGCGGCTGATCCTCGGTGGAGATCATCTCGGGCCCAATCCATGGAAACACCTGCCGGCGCAAGAGGCCATGGTGCGAGCCGAGGCGATGGTGGATGCTTATGTCAGAGCCGGGTTCACCAAGATCCATCTTGACACGTCAATGGGATGCGCGGGCGAGAGTCTTGCGCTTGCCAACGAGACGACTGCCGAACGCGCGGCGCGCCTTGCGAGCGTCGCGGAAGCCGCATCAGGCAATACGGGGTCATCGCCGTTCTATGTTATCGGAACAGAAGTACCGGTTCCCGGCGGAGCGCTGGAATCCATCGATAATCTTGAAGTCACCGGCCCCGAGGCGGCACTGGAAACGGTCGATGTGCACCGCAAATCCTTCGCAGCGGCCGGTGTATCGCATGCCTTCGAGCGCGCCGTTGGCGTGGTTGTGCAGCCTGGCGTCGAGTTCGGCAATGCCAACGTCATAACCTACGACCGCGAAAAGGCGGCGGACCTTAGTGCAGTGTTGTCGAAGATGCCCCAATTCGTCTTCGAAGCTCATTCCACGGACTACCAGCCCGCCGAGGCTCTCCGCGCCCTGGTCGAGGACGGCTTTGCCATTCTAA
Proteins encoded in this region:
- a CDS encoding SDR family oxidoreductase, which encodes MVTTSSVSLKGKVAFVTGASGGIGAAVAQALAAQGAKLGLASRTGNDLGLADVVALRCDVRDPAQVKAAVAATVERFGRLDIVIANAGLGSYRPVIDTSTEEIDEMVDVNVKGLIYTAQATIPYLCERGGDFVTLASEAGRRGLPGEAVYVASKFAQVGFTRSLDHELRGFGIRCSNICPGGVATNFGMGRGLRTPDMPQLSEMMRSEDVAEVVLFNLTRPPTFRILETAFRSMHEQSWG
- a CDS encoding tagatose kinase is translated as MKKIVTIGEILVEIMAVDRGEGFTQPMSLVGPFPSGAPAIFIDQAARFGQPCGMVGCVGADHFGRVNLDRLKRDGVDISGIAVDSEYATGSAFVRYRHDGSRDFVFNIKHSASGRMSLTDNARALIDGSDHLHVMGTSLFSPRIVEVVLKAVGMIKAKGGTVSFDPNVRSEMLALPGLREALETILGQCDLFLPSGPELFLFAPGNSEVEAIGQILKKEIKAVVVKNGSQGANYHDLGSTIRQPAFNVHEVDPTGAGDCFGATFVSCWLRGMTPGDALRYAAASGARAVERQGPMEGVSTLAELDTFIADTSAPLIFRSHQ
- a CDS encoding D-tagatose-bisphosphate aldolase, class II, non-catalytic subunit → MSKLRIATIARDRIAGDRSGITSVCTAHPIVIEAALLQGKAEGTEVLIEATCNQVNQEGGYTGMTPAHFRRFVSGIAERVGFDPRRLILGGDHLGPNPWKHLPAQEAMVRAEAMVDAYVRAGFTKIHLDTSMGCAGESLALANETTAERAARLASVAEAASGNTGSSPFYVIGTEVPVPGGALESIDNLEVTGPEAALETVDVHRKSFAAAGVSHAFERAVGVVVQPGVEFGNANVITYDREKAADLSAVLSKMPQFVFEAHSTDYQPAEALRALVEDGFAILKVGPWLTFALRQALYGLDQIAQVLDAKFSEHSLCAAMERLMLREPANWQKYYHGDATELRIQRHFSYSDRIRYYWPHPEAQAAIKRLLSFLQGRTIPETLISQYLEGLYPAVASGQVSADAISLQLASVRRVLGIYARACRRSS